The Kineothrix sp. IPX-CK genomic interval CAATAGAAGTAGGTGTTCCTGAAAACAAAATAATAAATGGAAAAGTATTTAATATTCCTTACTTTGACTTCAAAAGATATTGTTCCCTTGTTGAGAATCCGGTAACAATAATATCAGATGACTGTTGGGGTGGTACAGTATATAACTATCTGTCGTTGAAGTTTAACTCACCTTTCATTAATTTTTTTACTTCTTCTATAGACTATATAAAGCTGTTAGAAAACTTAGACTATTATTTAAAACAAGAACTGATATTAGAAGAGGAGTGTGACATATATTCTTGTTCTCCATCTAGGGGTTCGTTGGGGTTTGGTGATAATAAGATTATTTTTAACTTTAATCACCATTCTTCTTTTAATGAGGCAAAGATTGACTGGGATAAAAGAAAAGTAAGAATTCATAATAATAACCTATTTATAAAATTGACACTTAAAAACAATAACGATGATTTGTTAAAACGATTCGATAATTTAGGATATAGAAATAAAGTGTGTTTTGTCCCAAAGCCATTGTCTTACAATTCAACAGTTTACCTTCCGCGATATTACTGGGAAAATCTCCATAACTGTAGAGTAAATGAAATTGGTAATCTGGCTCAATATGTCAGGAGTATGAATAGTTTTACCAAGTCAATTGATATTTTGAGTATGTTGTGTGGGGAAGATAATTTTATAAGAGAAATTTAAATAAGAATAATTAAAGACCTACAAAGTAGGCAGAAAGAGGTATAAAATGGGAGTTGGAGAATTTTGGGCAGCAATAATTATTATTGGAATCACTTATATTATTTGTAAAGCCCCTAGCTGGGAAGCCCACAATAGAACGTCACCGAAAGGAAAGTGTACAGATTGGGGTCAGATGAATATGGATCGGACAAATGGAATGTCACAGAGAGAGATAGACATGAAGTTCAACCGGGGCGGTTATGATGTTAAGGCAGACAAATTCGGATGTCCTGACAAAAGTGGAGACACAACCAATTGGAAGTATGGTGGAAAATAGAATATGAGATATAGAAATGAAAAAAGTTACTGGATAAATTCTAGTGGCTTTTTTCATTGGGAAAAAGTATAATAGAGGAGAAGTAAATGAATAAAGATTACAAAATATTATCAAGTTTTCAATGCTGTGGAAATAACTTGCTTGTGATAATGATGACCAACGCTGCGTGTACTATGAGCGTTGGAGAATATAATAGAATGGTTATGTCCGAAAAGAAGTATTTACAGAGAATATAAAACAAATTAGTGATAATTGTGATAAAGAAAGGAGAATATATGAAGTCAAAGGTTCTTACCCTAAGAATTGCAATAATTATTTCAGTCCTTTCGCTATTAGCATCAATTATAATTTATTTTAGCAATTGTGAAAGTAATATTTTATCCTTTGTGTTTACTATAACAAGCGGTATATTTTCAGGTACAATAGTCTCGGTATTTATTTATATTGCAGAATATTCTACCGAGAGAAGAAGCTCTTTGGAGAATTACTACATAATATCTAATAGTTTTTTAAATAACTTTCTTAAAATTAAGTACTTAGAAGAAAGAGATGAATACTATATTTTAGCCGATTATGAAAAATATATAGTTTTCAAAGATTGTAAATATCTTGGCGACATTTCTGATAAATATATAAATGCTGTAAAATTTTATAAATTAGAAAATGTTTTAGAAGATAAGGCAGCTAGTGAATTAGATCAAAAATTAATTGATTTAAAAAATAAAGTTGAAATAGTTATCGATAAGTATTTAGAGTTTGATATTGTAAAATATGGGGATAACGAATTTGCATATGGTTTAATATATTTCTTCTTTAGACAAAAAAGGAAACGTGAACTATATAAAAAGATTCATTCCCCACAGAAAGATATGCTCAGAAAAATAAAAGATACTAATTTTCATTTTAGGGAATACAAAAATGCGAAAAATGGTAATCTTCATGTTATGCTTGATTATATTTTTAAATTACAGTCAAATATATTTTCAGTTGAGTCAAATGAACAAAATAATTATGATATTATATCTAATACTTTTTGTGAAGAAATATATGAAGAACTTGAGAAATTTAGAGCAAAAATTTATGGACAAGAACCAATTGAAAGAGAGAAGTTTATTGTGGAGGCAATATATAGAAACGAAAGCGCATTGGAATAAAGTTGGGATATATTTTTTGACAGCATAGAAGTAAATACAAAATTGAGAATTAGTAGATCAATACAATTGAAAGGATTATTTCATAAGAGATGGGAGGAAAAATGGATAAAAAGGATTTTCATGTAGGTCAAACAGTATACTTAAAAGTCCTGCCGGGAAGTAATGTCGCGAGATATATAGATAAAACCAAACCAGATGAATGGATTAAAGAACGGGTTGTAATAAAAATTGGAAGTAAATTTATAACTGTGGCGATTGATAATGAAAATAGAGGCGGGGAAGAAAAATTTAATATTCTAAGTATTTCTACTCATCGTCATGATGTTGAGCAAAATTATAAACTCTATTTAACCAAGGAATTAATTTTAGAAGATCAAGAGTGCGAGAATTTGTATCGTAAAATAAAAAATGCATTCTCTGATTGGGGGGAATGAAGGGAAATATTCATTGGATCAACTCAGAAGTATTATTAAAGCGTTGGAGTTAAAATGATTGTTTCAAGAAGAGAAAGGTTTGATATTATGGACGATAAATTTAAGCATGGAGATAGAGTTTATCATAGAAATTTAAAACAGTACGGATTCTTTATAGGATATGCATGGGAATTAGATAGTGAATGTGATGTAGATTTTGAAACAAAAGATGGAGAAATGGAACAGAAACATGTTAGTGTGAATTGGTTAGAATTGGTTCCAAAAACATATAGTAAAAAAATTATGGAAGCTATTAGGCAGCGTAGAGGATTAGAGCCTGATGATGGTTCAAAAGATGACGAGATTATGAATATGACAAAGCAAGATGTGTTTAATGAATATTGTATATGGGAAGGATTACTTGGCGGTTATGGATATAATTTACTGAATGTTGTGGAAGAAATTTATGATATAAATCTGCAACAGTAAATCAGTTGAATTAATAGTTTAATAGTTAGCTATGAAGAGGTAATAAAATGAATTTAAGTCAATTTATCTATTCGATAAAAGGAGAATATCTACTTTATTTGTATGAAAATTATAAGAGTATTTTTCCGGGCTGCTGTCATGAAGCATCGAATTTATTGTGCGGTTATTTGAATTATTATTTTGATGAATCATTTAAACATAAATTCGTTAGTGATGTGCCGCGTCCACATAGCTATATATCTAACGAAAACGGTATCATTATAGATTTTACGTCTTGGCAATACATGAATTATTATTATGGAAATTTAAACAATGAAGATGCGCAGAGGTTATTAGAGAAAGCAGAAAGGTGTCAATGTTTTCCCATTGTGACAAATGGAAGTATTTATATTAGCAATTATATTAGCGAGAAAAAATTAATGAGTCTTTGTAATGTAAAAGACGTTGAGTGCTTCTGTACGGACGAAATTGATAAATATCCACCAGAATTATTTATGCAATATTGTACTAAAGATAGAGCAAAAAGCATACAGAAAGAATTACATAAAAACAATATATTATGATGAAATTTGAGTTTACTTTGAAAGGAGTATTAAAATTTATGGGAAGATATATGCAAAATGAATTTCTTGATATATCAGTTGGCGCTATCGTTGATGAAGAACTTTTAAAATATAAGGATATTCTGAAAGAAGAAATATCAAAACACTACGATAATCCATATTGTTCAAGCACAGATATTGGTAAAGTAATTTATAAGCAAGAGATAATGGATATTATAGATAGAATCAGATAAGTATTAGATCAAGGAACAGAAGAAATGAGGTTCTTATATGAATAGATTGACAGATCGGTGTTTTAGGTTAGGATTTGATGACAGTAATAAGCTGCCAAGTTATGAAGTGATTTATGATAAATTAAGAGAATTTGAAAATAAAGAAGAAGATAAAGATTCTTCTGCTAAAAATGTTAATGAAATCTAAGATTCATTATGAAAAGGACTGAGAAATCAGTCCTTTTTTGCGCGGTGAAAAGTAGGGTCGTCGGTACGTCCTACAAGATAATCGATAGAAACTTGAAAATAATCAGCCAACCTTATTACTATATCCAAACTTGGTTTTTTTTGTTCATTTTCATAATTACTAATTGATGCCCTTGTAATTCCAATATCATTACCCAACTGTTCCATAGTAAGTCCCCTTTTTGTTCTAAGTTCTTTTAATCTTAAAGCAAAAGATGGAGGAAAAAAGAAAAAAAACATATAATCACCCCTTGACATAAGTATTCAAATAGAATACAATGTATTCAGATGGAATACAAACGAGATACACAAAACTGGAAGGGAGAAGACAATGAGCCAGTTAAAAAAACTTCGTTTGCAACATCGATGGACACAACAATATATAGCAGATACGATTGGTATTACCAAAGCAGCTTATTCTAATATTGAAAATGGTAATAGAAGTCCATCATTAAAAGTAGCCATACATTTACAAAATTTGTTTGGTTTACAAATTGAAAAACTATTGGAAAAGTAATAGCGGTTTCACTCCGACCAAAGAACGAAAACCGCCACACACAACTTGGAACTAAGTCCTAAGTCGATTATATTCTATCGTATTTCTATGACTATTTCAAGTCAATCTTTCCAATAAAGTGCACATTGACAACTTAATCCATCCACAAACGGAGAATATGAAAGAGTAACCGTAAGCGGAATACCGTGAGTCCGCTGTGTAAGTGTGTAACGGATAAACAGAAAGGAATGAAATGATTATGATAAAAACAGAAGTAAAAGAGATACCCTTTAATGGTAATACCTTATTAGGTGTAAAAGATGCAAGCGGGCAAATATGGCTTGGAGTTAGAAAGGCGTGTAGGGATATAGGACTAACAGACGCACAAGCAAGAGCAGAGGTTTTAAAAATGCAAGAGTCATTATTGCTTAAAGATAATTGCAAGAAGCTGAGTCTTAAATTTGAGACTCAGTTCAGAGAAACGCTTGTAATCGCGGAAAGATTTGTACCTATGTGGTTAGCACAAATCAATCTTACTCCATCGATGCAGAAGAAAAATCCAGAAGCTGTACAAAAGTTATTACAATACCAGTTAGAAGCGTCTGACGCACTCCATAAAGCATTTTATGAGACAGAAGTACAGAAATCCACATTCAATACTAGAATGGGCTTAGAAGGTCATATTGAGGTTATGCAAGTACAGATCAATAACATGGAAAACATATTAGAAACACAGTCAGAAAAGCTTGATAAAGTGGTTGAAAATATGACACTTTCTACCAGACAACAACAGAAGCTTTATAAGGCAGCTAAAGACAGAATTAATTATCTGTTAGGCGGTGCTCATAGTAGAGAGTATAAAACTAATGCTAAAAGCTACTTTATAAACCTTTGGAACGGTTTAAAATCTCAATTTGAGTGTGGCAGCTCATATAAGGATTTAAATCCCATATATTATAATGAAGCATTTGACTTTATTTCTGAATGGGAATATACAGAAGTATAACATATAACATAATTTACGCTTTACATACGGCTTGGGACTGTAAAATGTCACAAGCCGATTTATTATAGAAAGGACTTATAAAATGAAATTAATAGACAAATTAAAAGAAGATCATATCGGAAACATTTACACAAACGAAGAAATAGATAAAATCCTTGAAGAAAATAAATATTTTCCCATAGAATGTGATGAGGATAACGAGGAGGGCATTTTCAAATATACCAATACTAAATCTCAAATATGGGTTAAATACATCAGAGAAAATGAGGATTATCTTATATCGGACATTACGTTTTGCACAAAGAAGAAAGGAAAGACTAAGGTACGCGCCTTTAGAACCGTTGAAGAAATTAAAAGTATGATGGACTATTTCAGAGATAAGAAAAAATATGATGAGTTTCTTATATTTGTATTGGGGCTATTTTTTGCAAGGCGTATAGGCGATACTCTTACTCTGAAATGGTCAGATTTATATTATGAAAACGGTAGAAAGAAGGAAATACTTAATACCTTACTGGAAGATAAAACCGATAAAATAATTGATATAGCAATTACTGATGTTGCATG includes:
- a CDS encoding DUF1919 domain-containing protein yields the protein MAMKKCLVWGAGNEYNLACNQLLFEELKNNLSVEAIISKDKYAKYIDGKLLIDKRDICNYDYDYIIIFNLSRYLDIKKEAIEVGVPENKIINGKVFNIPYFDFKRYCSLVENPVTIISDDCWGGTVYNYLSLKFNSPFINFFTSSIDYIKLLENLDYYLKQELILEEECDIYSCSPSRGSLGFGDNKIIFNFNHHSSFNEAKIDWDKRKVRIHNNNLFIKLTLKNNNDDLLKRFDNLGYRNKVCFVPKPLSYNSTVYLPRYYWENLHNCRVNEIGNLAQYVRSMNSFTKSIDILSMLCGEDNFIREI
- a CDS encoding helix-turn-helix transcriptional regulator produces the protein MSQLKKLRLQHRWTQQYIADTIGITKAAYSNIENGNRSPSLKVAIHLQNLFGLQIEKLLEK
- a CDS encoding helix-turn-helix transcriptional regulator, which produces MEQLGNDIGITRASISNYENEQKKPSLDIVIRLADYFQVSIDYLVGRTDDPTFHRAKKD
- a CDS encoding phage antirepressor N-terminal domain-containing protein; the protein is MIKTEVKEIPFNGNTLLGVKDASGQIWLGVRKACRDIGLTDAQARAEVLKMQESLLLKDNCKKLSLKFETQFRETLVIAERFVPMWLAQINLTPSMQKKNPEAVQKLLQYQLEASDALHKAFYETEVQKSTFNTRMGLEGHIEVMQVQINNMENILETQSEKLDKVVENMTLSTRQQQKLYKAAKDRINYLLGGAHSREYKTNAKSYFINLWNGLKSQFECGSSYKDLNPIYYNEAFDFISEWEYTEV